In Rattus norvegicus strain BN/NHsdMcwi chromosome 3, GRCr8, whole genome shotgun sequence, a genomic segment contains:
- the Sptbn5 gene encoding spectrin beta chain, non-erythrocytic 5 isoform X7, which produces MRTWTSAAKTRGNVQLPFTLKELQAHRLVVPSTLHHSVCDKESRAQNSALLSSSLAMDSEYEIGHVRKLQAQHTHMQEKTFINWINNIFRLGRVGIRIQNLYTELADGAHLLRLLELISGEALPAPSPGRLRVHFLENNSHALAFLRAKVPVPFIGPENIVDGDQSLILGLLWVIILRFQISHISLDREEFGASAALLSAKEALLVWCQRQTASYSNVDITDFSRSWSDGLAFNALLHAHRPDLLDYGSLSLDRPLYNLSFAFRVAEQQLGIAQLLDAEDVAARHPDERSIMTYVSQYYHYFSRLQQGQTARRRLAKVLLQLQETEVLQAQYEQLAADLLCWIEEKQMQLEAQDFPDSLPAMRQLLSAFASFRAQEKPPRLQQQGASETLLFQLQTTLRAQNRRPFLPREGLGPAELAQCWAELERVEASRSQAMQQKLLQLERLDTLARRFQCKASHRESFLNDAEQMLEQARASLTDPATVEAATQRLNMLEAGLLPQEGRFQALGEMADILQQEEYHSWADVACRQKEITGRWRRLLQCLQEERKCLAGTQAVLSLLQEVEAATDQLGELQGLAGSTACEPQLAEVVLLLQSHDLLEAQVSAHRTHVNRLVHQTAQLDSSQGTSVQTLQTKALALDELHHSLVSLVRTRRTLLEQTLQRAQFLHSCEEEEAWLQEHRQLVEKAAPGRDLTQIANALQKHKALETELHRHQAVCIDLMQRGRNLSVKEPLTQPDPLERAEAVQGIWQLLWTGAARRRTRLQTALLVGQYFSDLAEAASWLLQRQKQLESASYGKDQSDSEALLQQHLRLEQGLCAFAVDLRELEDQARAAAALVSQMVHTGTREGPRHVPPTPNVLSALGLPGEDPRTAPQAEYDFHFDSNAILQAQADLRQNYENLRALAKLHRARLEETVTLFSFYSSCRELQSWLEAQTALFQTLQPQGDNLEVTQLKYENVLMTLATGKGHWEEAISTAEQLKQRCPGHISKIQQQQEELKHRWQQLEALKEEKLLQLTRAMEVCSLLQESEPTRAQLLSVISRLEALGTRSSGDSHRTLQQTQQKVLVLEKKISYCQKATIELMESGPAEGRLLWEQVLMLQSLLKQAQGQVAQQVQVQTKDRVQRGILQESQKLLLWAEGIQAQLCSKEQLEDVASAQQLLRKHGALREETCLWKERLQQLEAQGQLVAVSGSPQFQEVASALRLLGQHSQQLKALWEQRQQKLWAGLELQRFGQEVDSFTATCASHEASLQLDNLGEDIREAQSLLQQHQGLGWLHSSLGSRAETLWARGEKLLLNHPTAVHRIRELLHSAQAQWARVQERSDQRRGQLLASLQLQEWKQAAEGLMLWMEEKWPRVADEGPQTGSNILQWHKITKSELLASHKYMEDLQQTGKELLHSNPYAQEDIQDRLQSLNHKWEELSHKTAEQGDRLPQTRQQGQLLELLQDVRGMMEHLEGALQSTETGQDLCSSRRLQTQHRQLEGKSQALASKMAALISQTHNVFTSWTILEESQKCQQRFKSLQSKLATRQQQLQASVELHKFNLLSNLELTWVAEHMPSTSPIYPAQCWHDAQSLQRKHKVLQAEVKGHVGHMHRVLSTGQSLAASGHPQAQHILEQCQKLEGHWAELEQACEGRAHCLQQAVIFQRYLLNVSEMETWVEEKLPLVSSRDYGSNEEATFGLIRKHQMLRQEIALCWGSMEDLEQRFQTLAGFEASERLVVVREKLQALQKLADDRGQELEGTLRLHEFMREAEDLQSWLDSRKQVVRGEHGFGEDHEHVLQLCTEFTKFQHQVETGAQRVETCRQLAESLLELGHSAAHKSHQRQQDLQAAWCELWQLTQAQGLLLSDAETTLRVHRDLLEILSQIQEKATNLPNDVAQDLHGVEKQLQRHEGLERELAGMEQQLQELLKAGGNVQKLCPQALATVQQKQQAVTQAWEALQLRMEQRKAQLEQAYLLVRFHTAVRDYTSWVASVHLELQMEDDSWEPSSILLRLRAHQWLWAELKAREELQEQGTKMGQQALLVARTPTKVQDGLQTLQEKRDQVFQAWALKQERLQATLQEQRLLRQGDHLVKLLTAQEAFLKASGLGSSVEEVEQLIRKLVIFQKVLALQDKKESALCEQLKMIPSPKGQNLVYHVQERRAQVKELAESRGQALRTSLMIGNFTRTATQVEDWIQERLQQLRACSPLGNLKDYLKHLRKHQAFRAEVQAHEQIVTSVAKERMVDGCDVGLNLEHCLQLCRQVCKLQVTVDDTRIRRIKNLSLQLKNQGPEESEAICQRQNQLNNRWKTFHGNLLLYKQRLEAALERHRLSSELDNIIEQIREKESLAQALEGTEGLERISWRQKMLQQEMDLIQTQVESLGGRVSRLCEENPEATGGLRHKQQEMMDSWWKVWHKARKWRELLDVGHEVQKLQTMLQDLQDWAQGLQAEMARQATPCSPVRILYMLEEHQAHKVELDVRTDSLNLVRSMGQRLLASGYPLASGIRQPLAAVEQELSGLQASWQGRQQQLQQALEQQLCLSSVEKVEHWLDSEEASLTYEEVADPLVTVEILLSKHKRREQGLKVQAEKISALEATAHSLHQGGHSEAHSVLDRCQALLLRMDALTEQARARGRQLEELQKLRKFLQDSSEVATWLREKNLVALEEGQQDPTTMQAQLQQQQNLQAELDASVHQRQELQMEGQELLQGGHPASETIRGQLEELGGLWAELQTNCQRKMARLQGASKVLHLQRMLRELKNWLEPMEAELRAPVRSQDLPRVGELLGAQEELEAAVDRQARQVQELQGQAQACFQEGHRLAKDVEEQAGQLLQRFQGLWEPLQERRASLEAQRLLLQFFRDVDEEMAWVQEKLPSATAQDYGQSLGTVRHLQEKHQNLENEISNHKALSQVVTGTGHKLVQAGHFAAEEVAARVQQLEVALNHLETEAARRGRMLQQALEAQQTLVELLEAGSWLAERGHILDSEDLGQDTEATQALLRRLETTTRDLEGFSSRIEQLQQTVALLESGQGPGSPRVLAQLQAVREAHAQLLQRAEGRGQALREQLHLYQLEQEALLLDAWLTTKLTVAESQDYGQDLEGIKVLEDMFDAFNREVQSLGQAKMQTLRELMASLERGAPRFYPQIQAQKCRVQATWERLNKAIKARTENLAAARDLRSFEQAASELQGWMQETTTLLEGEFQVHDLSPAQPLLQQQQQQRRLQREVRVIENEVSRVQTEAQRLGQHHPLAQGSLGEWLTKVQGAWANLEAKVQEWSQKLLQATQGHTFLGSCRELLVWAQEKQELLSSEKQAEDVVGAKQLLEQHEELEQEIQECCLQAQNARQEGQRLLDKGHFMSLEVAECMQELERHVQELQVAWALRGQRLEQNWSLQQLRQRLELAEAWLTSCECLLLDPSCGHSVLDVERLLYRQDGLEKLLAAHEEKFTQLQMMTEEAKGAHVMEASVELNQQPPTEGRQAVLFLEESESWPGAFSLSSPQPGTSFWTSSHGILARGASSLFSDMRKVEVPSGIGELPYASPLVPEETECERLEDRKQTFFPRSKP; this is translated from the exons ATGAGGACCTGGACATCAGCTGCCAAG ACTCGGGGAAATGTCCAGTTGCCATTCACCCTCAAAGAACTACAGGCTCATAGGCTAGTTGTCCCTTCAACCCTCCACCACAGCGTCTGTGACAAGGAGAGCCGGGCCCAAAACTCAGCTCTGCTGAGTTCAAGTTTGGCCATGGACTCTGAGTATGAGATAGGCCATGTCCGCAAGCTCCAGGCtcagcatacacacatgcaggagaAGACCTTCATCAACTGGATAAATAACATCTTCCGACTAGGACGG GTAGGCATCAGGATCCAGAACCTGTACACAGAGCTTGCTGACGGTGCCCACCTACTGCGGCTGTTAGAGCTTATCTCTGGGGAGGCCCTGCCAGCGCCCAGTCCAGGCCGCCTGCGTGTGCACTTCCTGGAGAACAACAGCCATGCCCTGGCCTTCCTCAGGGCCAAG GTACCCGTTCCCTTCATTGGGCCAGAGAACATTGTGGATGGAGACCAGTCACTCATCCTGGGACTCCTCTGGGTCATCATTCTGCGTTTCCAGATTTCCCACATCTCCTTGGACAGG GAGGAGTTCGGGGCCAGTGCAGCTTTGCTCTCTGCCAAGGAAGCCCTGCTGGTGTGGTGCCAGCGGCAGACAGCCAGCTACAGCAATGTGGACATCACCGACTTCTCCCGAAGCTGGAGCGACGGCCTTGCCTTTAATGCCCTGCTCCATGCTCACAG GCCGGACCTGCTGGATTATGGTTCTCTGAGTCTGGACCGCCCGCTATATAACCTGTCCTTTGCCTTCCGCGTGGCTGAGCAGCAGCTGGGCATTGCCCAGCTGCTGGACGCAGAGGACGTGGCAGCCCGGCATCCAGATGAACGCTCCATCATGACCTATGTGTCTCAGTACTACCACTATTTCTCCCGCCTGCAGCAGGGGCAGACGGCCCGGAGGAGGCTGGCTAAG GTCCTGCTGCAGCTGCAGGAGACGGAGGTGCTGCAGGCTCAGTACGAGCAGCTGGCGGCTGACCTGCTCTGCTGGATTGAAGAGAAGCAGATGCAGCTGGAGGCCCAGGACTTCCCAGACTCGCTGCCTGCCATGCGCCAGCTACTGTCAGCCTTTGCTTCCTTCCGTGCCCAGGAAAAGCCGCCTCGGCTGCAGCAGCAAGGGGCTTCAGAGACCCTGCTCTTCCAGCTGCAGACAACGCTCCGAGCCCAAAACCGAAGGCCATTCCTACCTCGAGAGGGCCTGGGCCCTGCAGAGCTGGCGCAGTGCTGGGCAGAGCTAGAGAGAGTAGAGGCCTCCAGAAGCCAGGCCATGCAGCAAAAGCTGCTACAGCTGGAGCGACTGGACACTCTGGCCCGCCGCTTTCAGTGCAAGGCATCCCACCGGGAAAGCTTTTTAAACGATGCAGAGCAGATGCTAGAACAGGCCAGAGCTTCCCTCACCGACCCGGCCACAGTGGAGGCAGCCACTCAGAGGCTGAACATGCTGGAGGCTGGCCTCCTGCCCCAAGAAGGGCGCTTCCAGGCCTTGGGAGAGATGGCAGACATCCTCCAACAGGAAGAGTATCACAGCTGGGCAGATGTGGCCTGCAG GCAGAAGGAAATTACTGGGCGCTGGCGGAGACTCCTGCAGTGTCTACAGGAGGAGAGGAAGTGCCTGGCGGGCACGCAAGCTGTGCTGAGTCTGCTGCAGGAGGTGGAGGCTGCCACTGACCAGCTTGGGGAGCTGCAG GGGTTGGCGGGCTCCACGGCCTGTGAGCCACAGCTGGCAGAAGTAGTGTTGCTGCTGCAGAGCCATGACCTGCTGGAGGCCCAGGTGTCAGCCCACAGGACCCATGTGAATCGTCTTGTCCACCAGACGGCACAGCTGGACTCCTCCCAGGGCACCAGTGTGCAGACATTGCAGACTAAAGCCCTAGCACTAGATGAGCTCCACCACAGCCTGGTGTCTCTTGTCAGAACCCG ACGAACCCTGCTGGAGCAGACCCTCCAGCGGGCACAGTTCCTGCACAGCTGTGAAGAGGAGGAGGCCTGGTTGCAAGAGCACAGACAGCTAGTGGAGAAGGCAGCCCCGGGCCGGGACCTCACTCAGATCGCTAATGCTCTGCAGAAACACAAG GCTCTGGAAACAGAACTGCATCGCCACCAGGCTGTGTGTATAGATCTCATGCAGAGGGGACGCAACCTCAGTGTCAAAGAGCCCCTGACACAGCCAGATCCTCTGGAAAGGGCAGAAGCAGTGCAGGGAATATGGCAACTGCTCTGGACTGGAGCCGCAAGGCGGCGCACCCGGCTGCAAACAGCACTGCTAGTTGGGCAG TACTTTTCTGACTTGGCCGAGGCGGCTTCCTGGCTTCTCCAGCGGCAGAAACAATTGGAAAGCGCGTCCTACGGGAAGGACCAGTCAGACTCCGAGGCCCTGCTGCAGCAACACCTGCGTCTGGAGCAAGGCTTGTGTGCCTTCGCGGTGGATCTGCGCGAACTGGAGGATCAGGCGCGGGCTGCTGCAGCCCTGGTGTCGCAAATGGTGCACACGGGGACACGGGAAGGACCCAGACACGTGCCTCCTACACCAAAT GTGCTATCTGCCCTGGGCCTTCCAGGAGAAGACCCCAGGACAGCTCCCCAGGCCGAGTATGACTTCCACTTCGACTCCAACGCCATTCTCCAGGCACAGGCTGACTTGAGGCAGAACTATGAGAACCTTAGGGCCCTGGCCAAG CTTCACAGGGCCCGACTTGAGGAGACGGTCACCCTGTTTAGCTTCTATAGCTCCTGTAGGGAGCTCCAGTCCTGGCTGGAGGCTCAGACAGCCCTGTTCCAAACATTGCAACCTCAGGGTGACAACTTAGAGGTCACACAGCTCAAATATGAG AATGTTCTCATGACCTTGGCCACTGGAAAAGGCCACTGGGAGGAGGCCATCAGCACTGCTGAACAGCTGAAGCAGAGATGTCCAGGACACATCTCGAAAATCCAACaacaacaggaggaactgaagCACAG GTGGCAACAGCTGGAGGCCCTGAAGGAGGAGAAACTCCTGCAGCTGACACGTGCCATGGAGGTGTGCAGTCTTTTACAGGAGTCTGAACCCACACGAGCCCAACTGCTAAGTGTGATAAGCAGGCTGGAGGCTCTGGGGACGAGAAGCTCTGGGGACAGCCACCGTACCCTGCAGCAGACCCAGCAGAAGGTCCTGGTACTGGAGAAGAAGATCTCCTACTGCCAAAAAGCAACCATAGA GTTGATGGAGTCAGGCCCCGCAGAGGGCCGGCTGCTTTGGGAGCAGGTCCTGATGCTTCAGTCACTGCTGAAACAAGCACAAGGGCAGGTGGCCCAGCAGGTCCAGGTCCAGACTAAGGATCGGGTTCAGCGAGGCATCCTCCAAGAGAGCCAGAAGCTGCTGCTGTGGGCAGAGGGCATCCAGGCTCAACTGTGCAGCAAAGAGCAACTGGAGGACGTGGCCTCAGCCCAGCAGCTGCTGAGGAAGCATGGAGCCCTACGGGAGGAGACCTGCCTATGGAAAGAGAG gttgcagcagctggaggctcagggTCAGCTGGTGGCAGTCTCAGGCTCTCCACAGTTCCAAGAGGTGGCCAGTGCGCTAAGGCTCCTGGGCCAGCACAGCCAGCAGCTGAAGGCTCTATGGGAGCAGAGACAGCAGAAGCTTTGGGCGGGGCTGGAGCTGCAGAGGTTTGGCCAAGAAGTGGATAGTTTCACTGCTACCTGTGCCAGCCATGAGGCCTCTCTGCAGCTGGACAATCTTGGG GAGGACATAAGGGAGGCCCAGAGCCTGCTGCAGCAGCACCAGGGTTTGGGGTGGCTCCACAGCTCCCTGGGATCACGGGCAGAGACCCTGTGGGCACGTGGTGAGAAGCTGCTTCTGAACCATCCCACTGCTGTGCACAG gatcagagagctgctgcacAGTGCCCAGGCACAGTGGGCCAGGGTCCAAGAGAGGAGTGACCAGAGAAGGGGACAGCTGCTGGCTTCCCTCCAATTGCAG GAATGGAAGCAGGCTGCAGAAGGCCTAATGCTGTGGATGGAGGAGAAGTGGCCCAGGGTGGCTGATGAAGGCCCCCAAACAGGCAGCAACATTCTGCAGTGGCACAAAATAACCAAGAGCGAACTATTGGCCTCCCATAAGTACATGGAGGACCTACAGCAG ACTGGGAAAGAACTGTTGCATAGCAACCCATATGCACAGGAGGACATACAGGACAGACTTCAAAGCCTTAATCACAAGTGGGAAGAGTTGAGCCACAAGACAGCAGAGCAAGGGGACAGGCTGCCACAGACCAGACAGCAGGGCCAGCTCCTAGAACTACTACAG GATGTCAGGGGGATGATGGAGCATCTGGAGGGAGCCCTACAGAGTACAGAAACCGGGCAGGACCTGTGCTCCAGCCGGAGGCTGCAGACACAGCATCGCCAACTAGAGGGCAAGAGCCAGGCGCTGGCCAGCAAGATGGCCGCCCTCATCTCTCAGACCCACAATGTGTTCACTTCTTGGACCATCCTGGAGGAGAGCCAGAAGTGTCAGCAGAG GTTCAAGTCCCTGCAGAGCAAGCTGGCCACCcggcagcagcagctgcaggccTCAGTTGAGCTGCATAAATTTAACCTCCTTAGCAATCTGGAGCTCACATGGGTGGCTGAGCATATGCCCAGTACCAGTCCGATCTACCCTGCCCAGTGCTGGCATGACGCTCAGAGCCTTCAACGGAAGCACAAG GTGCTACAGGCTGAGGTGAAAGGTCACGTAGGGCACATGCACAGGGTGCTAAGTACCGGCCAGAGTCTCGCAGCCTCTGGGCACCCTCAGGCTCAGCATATCCTGGAGCAGTGCCAGAAGCTAGAAGGCCACTGGGCAGAACTGGAGCAGGCATGTGAGGGACGTGCCCATTGCCTGCAGCAGGCTGTCATTTTCCAGCGG TACCTTCTGAATGTGTCAGAGATGGAGACCTGGGTGGAGGAAAAGCTGCCTCTGGTGAGCAGTCGGGACTACGGCAGCAATGAGGAAGCCACCTTTGGGCTCATTAGGAAACACCAG ATGCTGCGGCAGGAGATAGCTCTTTGCTGGGGCTCCATGGAGGATCTCGAGCAGAGGTTCCAGACCCTTGCTGGATTTGAGGCCTCTGAGCGGCTGGTTGTGGTACGGGAGAAGTTGCAGGCACTACAGAAGCTGGCAGATGATCG GGGGCAGGAGCTGGAGGGGACCCTGAGACTACATGAATTCATGAGAGAAGCTGAGGACTTGCAGAGCTGGCTGGACAGCAGGAAGCAGGTGGTCAGAGGAGAGCACGGCTTTGGAGAGGACCATGAGCATGTGCTG CAACTCTGCACTGAGTTTACAAAGTTTCAGCACCAGGTTGAAACTGGTGCCCAGCGAGTGGAAACCTGCCGACAGCTGGCAGAGAGCCTACTAGAGCTTGGGCACAGCGCTGCCCACAAGTCTCACCAGAGGCAGCAGGATCTACA GGCTGCCTGGTGTGAACTGTGGCAGTTGACCCAGGCCCAAGGCCTCCTGCTCAGTGATGCCGAAACCACCCTTAGAGTCCACAGAGATCTTCTAGAAATCCTTTCCCAGATTCAG GAGAAAGCCACGAACCTCCCTAATGATGTGGCCCAGGACCTACATGGGGTAGAGAAGCAGCTCCAGAGACATGAGGGGCTGGAACGCGagctggcaggcatggagcagCAG CTGCAGGAGCTGCTGAAGGCTGGAGGCAATGTACAGAAGTTGTGTCCTCAGGCCCTCGCCACTGTGCAGCAGAAGCAACAAGCTGTGACCCAAGCCTGGGAGGCCCTCCAGCTGCGCATGGAGCAGCGCAAGGCCCAGTTGGAGCAAGCATATCTCCTGGTCCGATTCCACACAGCG GTGAGGGACTACACCTCCTGGGTGGCCAGCGTGCATCTGGAGCTGCAGATGGAGGACGACTCCTGGGAACCCAGCAGCATTTTGCTCAGGCTCAGAGCCCACCAATGGCTGTGGGCAGAACTGAAAGCCAGGGAAGAGCTGCAGGAGCAGGGCACTAAGATGGGCCAGCAGGCGCTGCTGGTGGCAAGGACACCCACTAAG GTCCAGGATGGGCTTCAAACCCTACAGGAGAAACGTGACCAGGTGTTCCAGGCCTGGGCACTCAAACAGGAGAGGTTGCAGGCCACACTTCAAGAACAGCGCCTCCTCAGACAGGGTGACCACCTGGTGAAGCTCCTCACAGCCCAGGAG GCATTCCTCAAAGCCAGCGGCCTGGGGAGCTCAGTGGAAGAAGTGGAACAGTTGATCCGAAAGCTCGTCATCTTCCAGAAAGTGCTGGCTCTCCAGGACAAGAAG GAGTCAGCGCTGTGTGAGCAGTTGAAAATGATTCCAAGCCCAAAGGGGCAGAACCTGGTTTACCACGTGCAGGAACGCCGGGCTCAAGTGAAGGAACTGGCAGAGAGCCGGGGACAGGCCCTGCGCACCTCCTTGATGATAGGCAACTTTACCAGGACGGCAACCCAG GTTGAGGACTGGATCCAGGAGCGGCTCCAGCAACTGAGAGCCTGCAGCCCTCTTGGGAACCTAAAAGATTATCTGAAACACCTGAGGAAACACCAGGCCTTCAGGGCTGAGGTCCAGGCTCATGAGCAGATCGTGACCTCTGTTGCCAAG GAGAGGATGGTGGACGGCTGTGACGTTGGCCTGAACCTTGAGCACTGTCTGCAGCTGTGCAGGCAGGTCTGCAAGTTACAG GTCACAGTGGATGACACCCGCATCAGGAGAATCAAAAACTTGTCACTGCAGCTCAAGAACCAGGGCCCCGAGGAATCTGAGGCCATCTGCCAGCGACAAAACCAGCTCAACAATAG GTGGAAGACTTTCCATGGCAACCTGCTCCTGTATAAGCAGCGGCTTGAAGCagccctggagagacacagattgtCCAGTGAACTGGACAACATCATTGAGCAGATCAGGGAGAAG GAATCGCTGGCCCAGGCCCTGGAGGGCACTGAAGGTTTGGAGCGTAtatcatggagacagaaaatgcTGCAGCAGGAGATGGACCTCATCCAGACTCAGGTGGAG TCTCTTGGAGGTAGGGTCAGCCGGCTCTGCGAGGAAAATCCTGAGGCTACAGGCGGCCTCAGACATAAGCAGCAGGAAATGATGGACAGCTGGTGGAAGGTCTGGCACAAGGCCCGGAAGTG GAGGGAGTTGCTGGATGTGGGCCATGAAGTTCAGAAGCTCCAGACCATGCTGCAGGATCTGCAGGACTGGGCCCAGGGACTACAGGCTGAGATGGCCAGGCAGGCCACGCCCTGCAGCCCTGTGAGAATCCTGTACATGTTGGaagagcaccaggcacacaag GTTGAGCTGGACGTCCGAACAGACAGCCTTAATCTGGTCCGAAGCATGGGGCAGCGGCTGCTTGCATCTGGATACCCGCTGGCCTCCGGCATTCGCCAGCCCCTGGCTGCTGTAGAGCAGGAGTTGAGTGGCTTGCAGGCATCATGGCAGGGGCGGCAGCAGCAGCTACAGCAGGCCCTGGAGCAGCAG CTGTGTCTGAGCTCTGTGGAAAAGGTAGAACACTGGCTTGACAGTGAAGAGGCCTCCCTGACTTATGAGGAAGTGGCG GACCCTTTGGTCACTGTGGAGATCCTTCTGTCAAAGCACAAGAGACGTGAGCAGGGCCTGAAGGTACAGGCTGAAAAGATCAGTGCACTGGAGGCCACGGCCCATAGCCTGCACCAGGGTGGACACTCTGAGGCCCACAgtgtcctggacagatgtcaggCCCTACTCCTGAG GATGGATGCACTCACAGAGCAAGCGAGGGCCCGGGGACGCCAGCTGGAGGAGCTACAGAAGCTTCGGAAATTTTTGCAGGATTCCAGCGAG GTAGCTACATGGCTGAGGGAGAAGAACCTGGTGGCTCTGGAAGAGGGTCAGCAGGACCCAACCACGATGCAAGCACagttgcagcagcagcagaattTGCAGGCTGAGCTGGATGCCAGTGTTCACCAGCGGCAGGAGCTCCAGATG GAGGGGCAAGAGCTGCTACAAGGGGGGCACCCGGCCTCAGAGACCATCCGGGGGCAACTGGAAGAATTAGGAGGCCTCTGGGCTGAGCTGCAGACCAACTGCCAGAGGAAGATGGCCAGACTACAGGGGGCCTCCAAG GTCCTGCATCTGCAGAGGATGCTGAGGGAACTGAAGAACTGGCTGGAGCCCATGGAAGCAGAGCTGAGAGCCCCTGTCAGAAGCCAGGACCTGCCTAGAGTGGGCGAGCTCCTGGGTGCCCAGGAGGAGCTAGAAGCAGCTGTGGATAGGCAGGCCAGGCAAGTGCAGGAGCTGCAGGGCCAGGCCCAAGCCTGCTTTCAGGAAGGCCACCGCCTCGCCAAAGATGTGGAAGAGCAAGCCGGGCAGCTGCTTCAGAG GTTTCAGGGCCTTTGGGAGCCCCTACAAGAGCGCAGGGCATCCCTGGAGGCCCAAAGGCTCCTCTTACAGTTCTTTAGGGATGTTGATGAGGAAATGGCTTGGGTTCAGGAGAAGTTGCCCTCTGCCACAGCCCAAGACTACGGTCAGAGCCTGGGCACTGTGCGCCACCTGCAGGAGAAACACCAG AATTTAGAGAATGAGATCAGTAACCACAAGGCTCTGAGCCAGGTGGTGACAGGTACAGGACACAAGCTTGTACAGGCGGGACACTTTGCCGCTGAAGAGGTGGCCGCCCGGGTGCAGCAGCTGGAGGTGGCTCTAAACCacctagagacagaggcagcacGGAGGGGGAGGATGCTGCAGCAGGCCCTGGAGGCCCAGCAGACTCTGGTGGAG CTCCTGGAAGCTGGATCCTGGCTAGCTGAACGGGGCCACATTCTGGACAGCGAGGACCTGGGCCAGGATACTGAGGCCACACAGGCTCTTTTGCGGCGCCTGGAGACCACCACAAGAGACTTGGAGGGGTTCAGCAGTCGCATTGAGCAGCTACAACAAACAGTAGCCCTTCTGGAGAGTGGGCAGGGCCCAGGCAG TCCTAGGGTGCTGGCCCAGTTGCAGGCTGTGAGAGAGGCCCATGCACAGCTCTtgcagagagcagaaggcagGGGGCAAGCACTGCGTGAGCAGCTACACCTATACCAGCTAGAGCAAGAGGCCTTGCTCCTGGATGCCTGGCTGACCACCAAGCTGACTGTCGCTGAGTCCCAGGACTATGGACAGGATCTAGAAGGCATCAAG GTACTGGAAGACATGTTTGATGCTTTCAACAGAGAAGTCCAGAGCCTGGGCCAGGCCAAGATGCAGACCCTGAGGGAGCTGATGGCTTCCCTAGAAAGAGGGGCACCCAGGTTCTATCCCCAGATTCAAGCTCAGAAGTGTCGCGTCCAGGCCACTTGGGAGAGGCTGAACAAGGCAATCAAAGCCCGTACAGAG AACCTGGCAGCAGCCCGTGATCTCCGGAGCTTTGAGCAGGCCGCCTCAGAGCTCCAGGGTTGGATGCAGGAGACTACCACCCTGCTGGAAGGAGAGTTCCAAGTCCATGACCTGTCGCCTGCACAGCCcctgctgcagcagcagcagcagcaaaggcgTCTTCAG AGAGAAGTGAGGGTTATTGAAAACGAGGTGTCGAGAGTACAGACGGAGGCCCAAAGGCTCGGCCAGCACCACCCTTTGGCTCAGGGGAGCCTTGGTGAGTGGCTCACCAAGGTGCAGGGCGCCTGGGCCAACCTGGAGGCCAAAGTCCAGGAATGGAGCCAGAAACTGCTGCAGGCTACCCAGGGCCACACCTTTCTTGGGAGCTGCCGGGAATTGCT AGTGTGGgctcaggagaagcaggagctgctttcctcagagaagcaggCTGAGGATGTGGTGGGGGCCAAGCAGCTCCTTGAGCAGCATGAGGAGCTGGAGCAAGAAATCCAGGAATGCTGCCTTCAAGCCCAGAACGCACGGCAGGAAGGGCAGCGACTGCTGGACAAAGGCCATTTCATGTCCCTGGAG GTGGCAGAGTGTATGCAGGAGCTGGAAAGACACGTGCAGGAGCTTCAGGTAGCCTGGGCCCTGCGTGGACAACGCTTGGAGCAGAACTGGAGCCTGCAACAGCTGCGGCAGAGGCTGGAgctggctgaggcctggctgacCTCCTGTGAGTGCCTGCTGCTGGACCCCAGCTGTGGG cactcgGTGTTGGATGTGGAACGTCTGCTCTACAGACAAGATGGCTTGGAAAAGCTGCTGGCAGCCCACGAGGAAAAATTCACCCAGCTTCAGATGATGACAGAG GAGGCAAAGGGTGCTCATGTCATGGAGGCGTCTGTGGAACTTAACCAGCAGCCTCCCACAGAAGGGAGGCAG GCAGTCCTTTTCCTAGAAGAGTCTGAGTCCTGGCCTGGAGCCTTTTCCCTGTCTTCCCCGCAGCCCGGTACCAGCTTTTGGACCAGCAGCCATGGGATCTTGGCAAGGGGAGCCTCGAGCCTATTCTCAGATATGAGGAAAGTGGAAGTGCCAAGTGGCATTGGG GAGCTGCCTTATGCATCCCCCCTTGTACCTGAGGAAACTGAATGTGAGAGACTGGAGGACAGAAAGCAGACTTTCTTCCCAAG